One genomic window of Xanthobacter dioxanivorans includes the following:
- a CDS encoding TetR/AcrR family transcriptional regulator — protein MSHSSMSSAAPDSGPVADAPEMREPEARKRREIIDGARRVFFDKGFDGASMDEIARASSVSKATIYVYFDSKEGLFQALVETDRRKSAERLFEFDDNDPDTEALLRRIGVSFMTMMVQPDHIRLVRMVIGAAEKFPAVGRTFFETGPCHGGRRLAALFARQTQLGHLAVEDCEAAAFQFFNLCQGNLAKGLLFGLDEQPTPEQIQATVFGAIRVFLAAYGVKRD, from the coding sequence ATGAGCCATTCCAGCATGAGCAGCGCGGCACCGGATTCCGGACCGGTGGCGGACGCGCCGGAGATGCGCGAGCCCGAGGCCAGGAAACGCCGCGAGATCATCGACGGCGCGCGCCGCGTGTTCTTCGACAAGGGCTTCGACGGCGCCAGCATGGACGAGATCGCCCGCGCCAGCAGCGTCTCGAAGGCAACCATCTACGTCTATTTCGACAGCAAGGAAGGCTTGTTCCAGGCGCTGGTGGAAACCGACCGCCGGAAGTCCGCCGAGCGCCTGTTCGAGTTCGACGACAACGACCCCGATACCGAGGCCCTGCTGCGCCGCATCGGCGTCTCCTTCATGACCATGATGGTGCAGCCGGACCATATCCGGCTGGTTCGCATGGTGATCGGCGCCGCCGAGAAATTCCCCGCCGTGGGCCGCACTTTCTTCGAGACCGGCCCCTGCCACGGCGGGCGGCGCCTTGCCGCGCTGTTCGCCCGGCAGACGCAGCTCGGCCACCTCGCCGTGGAGGATTGCGAGGCCGCCGCCTTCCAGTTCTTCAACCTGTGCCAGGGCAACCTCGCCAAGGGGCTGCTGTTCGGCCTCGACGAGCAGCCGACGCCGGAGCAGATCCAGGCCACCGTCTTTGGCGCGATCCGCGTGTTCCTCGCCGCCTACGGGGTGAAGCGGGACTGA